A region of the bacterium genome:
GGCGTGTTATTTTCTGGCGCCGGTTTTGCCTCCACCAGGATCACATCACCCGGCGACACCACCTGCCCCATCCGGCTGATGGCTTCGCCGGTCGGCGCGTTATTCACCCGCGGGCGCGCCCAGGTCACATCCTCTACCTGCATGCTGCCGCGCGTGCCGTCATCCAGGCCGATCTGCGCACGGGCTGGCTCCACCTTCAGCACCACCGCCAGCTTCCAGCGCCCTGCCCCCGCCGGTTTTTGTATCAGCGAAAGCTCGCGCTGCCAGTCACTGGTATTCTCCATGATTTTATACGGCCCCTTATAGCCGTGCCGCTGTTCATAGCTCATGATCGCATCCAGCAGTGCAATCTCCGCATAGCGCTGGAATTTCGGCTCCAGCGTGGTGTGGATGGCCAGCCCTCCCTTATAGAGCATGTCCTCGCCATAGCGCTTGGCGATCTCGCGGCGCACTTCCTCAGCGAAATTCGGCGCCACCACATATTCCGTCTCATCCCGCTGGCGCAGAAGGATCGGTGCCTGACGCGCGGCGATGGATTCCTCCGCGGTGATGTACCCATCCTCGCGCATGCGGCTGATCACCCAGTCACGCCGGTCCTTCACACGCTGATAATTGCGCCTCGGGTCATAATGCGCGGGCGCTTTGGGCAGTGATGCCAGAAAGGCCGCTTCCTCAATCGTCAGGTCATCAATGGATTTATTGAAATAATTGAGCGAGGCCGCCGCTACGCCGTAGGTGCCGAAGCCCAGATAGATCTCGTTCAGGTAAAGCTCCAGGATCTTATCCTTGGAATAGGCCTTGGTGATACGGAAGGCGAGAATCGCCTCGCGTATCTTGCGCTCGAGCGATTGCTCCCGCGTCAGCAGGAAGTTTTTCACCACCTGCTGCGTGATGGTCGATCCCCCCACCAGCGACCCGCCGCCGCTCGAGAAATTGGTGGCCGCTGCACGGAAAATAGCCGTCACGTCAATGCCGGGATGGTGATAGAAGTTCTGGTCTTCCGCCGCGATGAACGCCTGCTGCAGCCGCTTGGGAATATGCGAGATGGGCACGAACACACGCTTTTCCTTCGCATATTCCTCCAGCACCCTTCCATCCGCCGTGTAAAGCCGCGTCACGTGGGGCGGCTCATATTTGTCGAGCTGGCTGTAATCCGGCAATCCCTTGCTGTAATAACTCAGGATGAAGAACAGCACGATGAGGCCGAAAATCAGCCCCGTCATCGCCAGCACCGCCAACCCGAGCATCACGCGCATCATACCGTCAGCCCCCATTCACCGGAGGATATTGCTTGAAATATTCCAGCACCGCCTTCACCATCGCCTCCACCAGCTTGGTGCGGTAACCGGGCGCGCGCAGCATGCGCTCATCCTCGTCATTGCTGAGAAAGCCCAGTTCCACCAGCACGGACGGCACATCCGGCGCCTTCAGCACGGCAAACCCGGCATAGCGGTGGGCGTTTTTCACCAGCAGCGTGCTGTCCAGCAGGCTGTCGATCATCGCATCCGCGAAAACGGATGACTTGGCGCGCGTATCCCGCTGGGCAAGGTCGATCAGGATGCCCGTCACATCGTCGCTCTGTTTGCTCAGGTCCAGCCCGCCGATGATATCCACCTTGTTCTCGCGCGCGGCCAGCAGTTCGGCTTCCTTGTCCGACGCCGCGTCGGACAGCGTATAAACCGAAAGCCCCCGCGTCAGACGATTGGGCGCGGAATCCGCATGCACCGACATGAACAGATGCGCCTTGTGCTTGCGGGCGATGGCAATCCGCTCGCGCAGGGGGATGAACACATCTTTCTGTCGCGTCAGCACGGCCTTCACCTTGCCGGTTTTGTTCAACGCCTCCTGAAGCTGTTTGGCAAAAGCGAAGGTCAGCTCTTTTTCCCGCACGCCATGACGGCTGGCCGCGCCGGGGTCGGCCCCGCCATGCCCGGCATCGATGGCGATGATCGGGATAGCGGCGAAGGCGGGCATTCCCGGTTTGGGCGTGGGCGTCGGCGTTTGTGCCCACGGCCCGACTTTAGTGGCCGCGCCACCGTGGGAAACCATCTTGTTTTCGCCATCTTCAAAATCCAGCCGCCCTAACGTATCGGGTGAAGGCGGAAGCCGGGTCACCGGTTTTTCCTCCTCTTCGGCATGCCGGTTATCTTTGGGAAAAGGCTGCCCCACATCCACCAGCACCTGATACGGCTGGCCCTTCTGCTCAGGCTCAAGCAGCGTGACATCGGAAATAGTGGGCACGTTCACCATGTCCATCACCACCCTGAGGTCGGTGCCGTTCTGAATTCCCTTGCGCAGCTGGCTGAAGAGAAGCGGATGCTTGTATGTCGCAATATCCCCTGCCTGCCAGCTTGTTTTGACCAGATCGATCACCAGCCGGTCGGGATTATCCAGCGTGAAAACGCGGTAGGAATCCGGCTCGCTATCCAGCTCC
Encoded here:
- a CDS encoding penicillin-binding protein, giving the protein MGADGMMRVMLGLAVLAMTGLIFGLIVLFFILSYYSKGLPDYSQLDKYEPPHVTRLYTADGRVLEEYAKEKRVFVPISHIPKRLQQAFIAAEDQNFYHHPGIDVTAIFRAAATNFSSGGGSLVGGSTITQQVVKNFLLTREQSLERKIREAILAFRITKAYSKDKILELYLNEIYLGFGTYGVAAASLNYFNKSIDDLTIEEAAFLASLPKAPAHYDPRRNYQRVKDRRDWVISRMREDGYITAEESIAARQAPILLRQRDETEYVVAPNFAEEVRREIAKRYGEDMLYKGGLAIHTTLEPKFQRYAEIALLDAIMSYEQRHGYKGPYKIMENTSDWQRELSLIQKPAGAGRWKLAVVLKVEPARAQIGLDDGTRGSMQVEDVTWARPRVNNAPTGEAISRMGQVVSPGDVILVEAKPAPENNTP
- a CDS encoding AMIN domain-containing protein, with protein sequence MVAVKWPGFFLRGCLFSRMMFLLSNGGWLYYKAWYQYRLQAAKCSRRMPRTRLLIIGVLMLVAGLLWPAAGHASALRNLRFITNEGGHRIVMELDSEPDSYRVFTLDNPDRLVIDLVKTSWQAGDIATYKHPLLFSQLRKGIQNGTDLRVVMDMVNVPTISDVTLLEPEQKGQPYQVLVDVGQPFPKDNRHAEEEEKPVTRLPPSPDTLGRLDFEDGENKMVSHGGAATKVGPWAQTPTPTPKPGMPAFAAIPIIAIDAGHGGADPGAASRHGVREKELTFAFAKQLQEALNKTGKVKAVLTRQKDVFIPLRERIAIARKHKAHLFMSVHADSAPNRLTRGLSVYTLSDAASDKEAELLAARENKVDIIGGLDLSKQSDDVTGILIDLAQRDTRAKSSVFADAMIDSLLDSTLLVKNAHRYAGFAVLKAPDVPSVLVELGFLSNDEDERMLRAPGYRTKLVEAMVKAVLEYFKQYPPVNGG